A region from the Aquipuribacter hungaricus genome encodes:
- a CDS encoding SAM-dependent methyltransferase encodes MSTRGSLRPPTGGTRSHVAFVGAGPGDPGLLTLRAAALLEVADVVATDLPDAAALLARCARPDVEVVRLAADAGGSWLSVTALDGVVVKV; translated from the coding sequence ATGAGCACACGAGGCAGCCTCCGTCCCCCGACCGGGGGGACCCGGTCGCACGTCGCCTTCGTCGGGGCGGGACCGGGCGACCCGGGCCTGCTCACGCTGCGCGCCGCCGCCCTGCTGGAGGTGGCCGACGTCGTCGCCACCGACCTGCCGGACGCGGCCGCCCTGCTGGCCCGCTGCGCGCGCCCGGACGTCGAGGTGGTGCGCCTGGCGGCCGACGCCGGCGGCAGCTGGCTCAGCGTCACCGCGCTGGACGGCGTGGTCGTCAAAGTC